GTTCTCCCTCAGTCTTGGTCTGTTGACGTCAATGTAGAACATCATTATTTCACATCTCTGTTGTGTCCTGTATATTGATCTCCTGTGTCATAGCTCAGGAGCTCCATCGTCTATGTGTGTTACCCACAACCATGCACTGTGACACCTACAAATAGCCTTGTTTTCATTCTGAAAAATGAAATATGCCATCTACCCTGATTAAGGTTCATATAGTTTGTGCATTTAAGTAACTTTAATGAACTAAATATCCAGTGCCTCAGAATTTCATCAGCCAAATTCCAAAGCTTTTTACATTTAAACACTGAAATATAATTGAATGTGAAagcctttttttgtttgtttgtttgtttgtttcttaatTAACTTTTGCTAAAGTATGTTTTTGGCTAGAAACTTTGAATTTGTTTCATACTTTGAGTATAGTGTATATTATAAGCGTAGAGTGACAGCAGGCCATTATGTAGACCTctgatatacagtatgtgcTCTTTTCAGATGTGGGCTTTGACAGATACAAGCTCATTGTGCAGGTGGTTGTTGGAGAGCAGCGTGGGGAAGGAGTCAAGTAAGTGTTATAATTCTTAGGAAAATGAATGAATTGTGAGAACAGTATGGCCTCAAGCAAACCTGAGCACATACTGTGTTCTTTGTACAGTATAGACCCACGACCACAGAGATTATCAGTGCAAGACATGCCCTCAGATGTTTAGCTGAGACCTTTGGGTTGTGAGTCACTTACATGAGGTTTCTGCTGAGTGTACTGATCATTCTTTGACACCCACTTCGAGTAAGATATAATCTGACTCACTGTGGTCTCATGTTATGAAACCAATGTCACAGGGCATCTGAAACCCAGTGTTATGTATTTGCAGATCTAACTTCAATAAGGTGTTATTCCAGATGTTTACATACTGTACTTTAAAGATCATCCATCCCCATCGAAGGGGGCAGTTTAAAAAACTGTGTTGTCAGTTACatattcaaaaataattattattatagtatatCTATAGTATATAGAATTATAGTGTTTTTTATGATATAGTTTGAGTGTTTGTagcataaataaaatgtttttcactAAATATGTTTTCGTAGGATGGCTGCACGCTGCTTCTGGGATGCAGATACAGACAGCTATGTTCAAGATATATACATGAACGTAAGTGAGGAATTACTTTAACAGACTttacattaaaatgattttgaaatgtgatttttaatgtgaaattttctttttctaaaAGGACAGCTTGTTCTGTGTGGCTGCTGCATTTGGTGTATATTATTACTGAAGACAAACAGAAGATGTGCTGAGGACCAAATATTTTGTAGGGGAGTATTTTTGTGATATTTATTTAAACCATCACATTCAGTTTTAATATCAGTCACATTCATGTTTGTTGGTCTGTATACCTCTCTGtatgatatttttttctgatatTACTTTCTGAGTGCTGAAAACtttcacattattattattatattattatcatttaaaaaaaacatcacgGCAATAGCTTTGACATGTCTGGATTGAAGGCACATAAATCCATTTCTGAATGCCGCCTTAATGAAAATAACTACATTAAATTGGTTAAATGTGAAAATGGCCCCCTACTGATTGTTTATGGGAGTTACAAGAGTCAGATTATCCACTTTTATCCTGGAAATGGTGAATTACATTGAAAATATTTCACTTTCTCAGTAGCTAGAGAGCACTTTGTTAAAAGGATTCCTAAATGACCCCTGACCCTGCAAGgattactgttttattttgttatgtgTGTCAGTAAAGTTTTTCAGGCAAGCATCTTGTCCTTATcatactctaaaaaaaaaaggatttcatTGCTCAATTTCAGCCTCATGCTGATGAGATGAGAGGCCTAATCGTGTGATGAGAGACTGTTGTCCTTTTCCCTGCCCATTGCTCATTGGTCTTTTGTTTTGCCGCTGTGTGTGAGTTGAATATCAGACAGTGTGATTAATGGACTGACAGTGATGGACTAGCAGAGAAAGCCCCCAAGTGTGAAAATAACAACCACAGCTGCAAACAGATCATACTCTCACAAACAAACTACAAACACTACGAGGGGACATTAGATTGCACATATATTTAAGAGGTCGGGGCTGTAAAATTTTAGTCTTAAATGTGTCAAAATTCTAAGAatgatgtaattttactcttatTCCTAGATTTAAGAATACGTATGATTTATAAAGGTTCCTAAGTGTTAAGACTAGGTCTTAGCTCCTAAATTATTTAGGAGAGCTGGGCCCGTATGTATAAAACTTCTCAGAAATGCTCTTAAGAATAGTCGTAagttttgaagtgtcaaaaaatTCTTAGTAAAGAGTAGGAGACTTTTATAAAGAAGCTAAAAGCAACTTTTAGTAAAGTGTAAGACGGATTCAAGTGTTGTGAACCAAGGACTACAATG
The nucleotide sequence above comes from Chanodichthys erythropterus isolate Z2021 chromosome 10, ASM2448905v1, whole genome shotgun sequence. Encoded proteins:
- the dynlt2b gene encoding dynein light chain Tctex-type protein 2B isoform X1, with amino-acid sequence MDAGANTYLIRPNYKDKFKAGVAKECIREILREQLYGVQYNPEEVPTLSRSLADSIKNKLKDVGFDRYKLIVQVVVGEQRGEGVKMAARCFWDADTDSYVQDIYMNLVLCGCCIWCILLLKTNRRCAEDQIFCRGVFL
- the dynlt2b gene encoding dynein light chain Tctex-type protein 2B isoform X2 translates to MDAGANTYLIRPNYKDKFKAGVAKECIREILREQLYGVQYNPEEVPTLSRSLADSIKNKLKDVGFDRYKLIVQVVVGEQRGEGVKMAARCFWDADTDSYVQDIYMNDSLFCVAAAFGVYYY